Sequence from the Thunnus maccoyii chromosome 22, fThuMac1.1, whole genome shotgun sequence genome:
GTTCAGGCAATAACAACAAATTCTGACTAAAAAttataaaatggaaattaagaaaaaaagctCTTCAGACTGTAGTACAgtcttacatttttttatataaaaaaataatggtcTGATTGTCGTCTTAGACCGTATACTTAAAGCTACCCTCTGTACTTTTTGACCACATATGATACTATGGAGCAGTGTTTTTATTGGGGGGGGGCAGGGGTTCcttggtttatttgtttgtgtactGCGCACTACTagcatacagtacacacaagaTACACGTTTCTGCTGAcagtttcacactattccactgatcaaCAGTTGGTGGCAGTGAGAAACGTAACAACGCACCAGTAAAAGGCAGGAAACCAAGACTGCTATCTGATGATGTAAACTATATATATGTTAACAGAGCTTGATACAGCACAGCAAGTCAGCCTAGTTTCCAGTTTGTCCCAGAGGCAAACATCAGTACTGCAACTTAATTTtgtcaaagaaaatgaaagatggTAACAGCTGTATCCTcagaagacattaaaaaatgtacaaattagACTAAAAATTTCACCCGCAAAAACTAGACCAAAACTAACGATAATCAAATGACTTAAATGTGACTAAGACCTACGTTTACATCAAAACACTACAATTAAATCCAAATCATATGGCAAACTTCACACTGCATTAAGTGTGGACACAACACCTCGACCTGAAGTTATTAGTCTTTGTATATGaatttttttaaaccacaaagATTATTTGCAAAACTTTCCTGGAGTTTATAGAAAGCTATTTTTATATGTCATCTCAGTGTAAAGTCTGTGACACAGGGCTGCAGACTTACAGCAGGCAAAGAGAAATTAATGTAGACGTGCAGTCAGTGTGCACGATGCAGAAACACACCTCCAGAAAGCAAGAAGACATGTATGTGCTGGGTGAGCAACTGTCACTGGAATGAACAGGAGCCATATTGGAGTCTCATATCCAGTTCTCTTATTACATACATATACTAAAAAATTGTCTTTGTAGATATTTCATATGGAAGGGAAtgtattcaacatgtttgtcagGCCTCCAGGATGCACACGATtggttttggtgagaaacactgtaTGTAAATAGAACTCTATAAAGGAGGAAACACTGACACTGTTGCTATTGCTTTGGCTTAGACATTATAATCAGTATTGGCAGTAACTTTAAAAAGCCAGAAACACAGAATGTCTTTTCTTTGACATCCTACATTCACTGCAGCAGACAACACACCCTTGTTTGATTATAAACTGTTTATCTGATGGTTGCTGTTGTTTCAGCGGCTCTGTTGGCCTTGAGGTCCTCTGCTGAGTTCAAGAAGAAAACTGTGTGGACCAGAGCGTATGGCTGGTAGcccagaggagctgcagcatgcTGTTACCACGACAATGCACACAGAGGGTCCTCACAAAAATCACACCTGGAGCtttaacacacaaactgcaTCTTTCCTGCCTGTTTTAGTTGGACATGGAGACAGAAACAGCTCTACCCCTAGCTGTACTTCAGTCATGTATGATTGACATCAAGATGAATATGATCTGTCAAAACAATATATTCCCATTAAAGGTGCATCAGCAAATGCAGGATTTAATGGTGGCAAATTTGCTTTTGTGGCTTCTGGTTAAATACACATTACACTGACCATACAACTTGATGACATCAaactcatttaatttaaaatgtgacagaTTTTAATTGTGAAAGTTGTCTTCTCATAAAATTTGAGCGTCGGAAGTTCCTGGAAAACTTTGATCTTTCACTGTCCAAACATGCAGTTCTTTGGCTACAGCCATCATTTCCTTTTCATCTTCTTGTTCCATTTCTCCAGTTGGTATTGTCTCTCCTTCAGCAGCTGCCACACTGTCACAGAGGCCCCTAAAACACAACACTGCTgttagaaataaacaaaatagaGGATGCACACTTCTTTGCATTTGTGACACCAATCTAACACACAAAGATGATAGTAACAGAATTGTGTTTGTGCAAATAATGTCTACATATATTAAGTATAAATTCACCTGCAAACAATATGCTGTTTAGGAAGTAAATCTAAATAGTGTGAGAAGGTAGATTTCTTTCCTGTTGTACTGGGAGTAAATTGTCAGGTAGTCAGCTGTCTCTAATCTTTTTGATTGATATTGCTACAAGCTGAGGCAAGACAAGCTATCAGTCTAAACACAGCTGTGGTCTTGGTTGTGTACTGTAAGGCTGTGATCAAACAGCTGGGAGGGAGACAACCTTGTGTTACCAGAAACTAGTAATTCAACAGCGACCAACTGACTCTTACTGTTTCTTATGTGAGTCTGTGAGAGTCAGTCGATaaatgctagcagctctgtgaggcagTACTTATGcactgtgctttgagctaaatgcaaCTGTCAGCACGCTAACATATTCACattgacaatgctaacatgctgatgtttagcaggtaaaaataataataaataaataataaggtataatgtttaccatggtaaccatccttatttaatgtgttagcgtggtaacatttgctaattagcaccaagcacaaaaaacagctgaggctgatgggaatgtcataaGTCTAGCAGATATTTGAAGTAATGTATTGGGACAAAATTACagtgtcaacctcatggtggcgctacagGACCAACAGACCCTCATAGACCTCTTTCACAGCATaaattttgacttgtcacagcacagctgtaaataataatacCAACGATGGCTCCATTCCATTAGTTGTCCCTGTAAGCTGTGTTAGTGAGTGAACATGTACAATACCAGAGCTTGAACTGGCTCACCTAAATgtaatgcagccatcattaacgttattaattccacctgtgcctttcctgctttgacaaatcaaaatgaaaaggGTCTATTGCCATCCTTATAGCCACACACCTAGCATGGCTGAAAACAGCAATTCATGGTTTTAGGTGGAGTTGCATAACCATTTCTTGATAAACAACCATTTATCTATTGCCCCAGGAGTTCTGTGCCATGTCTCTAGTTATAGCAGGTTGCAACATCCAGTAATTGAGCACAGATTTTGgttttgttctctgtgtaggCACAATTGTTCCAAATCTGGCAAATGTGATAACAAGACCCCAGGAAGCTGCGCATAGTCACTGCCTCCCGgctgtttttacaaaatgacttaaacaacaagatacagcatgttaatcagtgagctttagaggtgctggtaggtgtattttttttaactttggatagagacaggctagctgtttccctgtgaTTGCAACCGTTAAACTAAGCTAGGTTAAACACATCCTTACTCCAACTCTTAAAGGATAGAGGATTGCATATATGAAAAAGCTGTATAAATCCTTTTTGATTGCTATTAGCAGCTATGTAGAGTCAGTTCAGTCTAGAGATAGTTCtgtacagtcagtcagtggCCAGGTTTCATTGTCGGTAATGTAGGCgacaggttttgacaaggaggAAGAATGTatggaataaaaaatatgatggTTCTGCTGCATACTCttaacacagacatgagattgatattgATCCTGTAGTCTCTCTCGGAAAGCAAATTAAGCATTTcctaaaatgttaatgtttgtaaaatttcaaacaaaaccATTTTCCTCATCcatattgatattgatcttctcatcatATTTCTAACAATACTGACTCAGTAGAGTCCTTCACTTGAGTTAAAAGAAGAATTAAAACAAAGTCTACACAGCTTTTAGCCATAGACCTGCAAGTTCCcccacattttttatttgaattgtgGTGGATAATTGGCCACATCTAGACAACATGACATTATTTAAGTTGTGTACAGTGCAACTACAAAGGAGTTGCTTTTGGTGTCAGTCTCTCACACTCAAACAGGACATTATTGTGTTCTTGAGTCATTTTGTACCACTGATCAGAAACTAATCATtcaaatagaaaaagaaactgGATTTTCCACCAACAACAGCTTCAATTAGTCTTGTAAACAGTCATATGACCTTGACTTAAATACAAAACTTTCTCAAGTGGCCAGTGACATAAGCACAACGTAAGACAGCAGGGGTTTCTGTCTTGCGTGCTGATACAAGGCATCAAACAAGTGTTAGCAATATTTACCTTTCTCACAGCAAGTTGCAGTGTCTACTTCCTTTAGTCAAGTAAATAAGTCTAGCCAAGCCTCAATAGACCAGAAAGCAATGCAGTCATTGTTATTGTGCAAATTAAGAATGGTAAAAATATGCATACAACGGGAATGTTAAATAGAAAGCCAACTTGTCATTTTCTGACATGCTGTAACTGATGTTGGAATTCAGATTTTACCTTCTATtttaaacattgtcattgtaaaatatgtttttgactaaaagatgaaagataaaagtCAGATGGTGTGTAGTATATAATACAAGCTGTATTCTGCATGCTAAATTGTATGCATTAATAGTACTATTCAATAAAAAACTTGTAGGGATGCAGGAAGTCAGTAATTGAAGTTGAATTTGGCCAGGTTGAGCGAAGATGGGTAACCCTGATGCAGAAGTAAGATGACCAGAATGTTCGTTTTCTATTCAATACAGCTCATTTTTaggtaataaaaaaataactaataaaatcTTACCAAGAGCGAGAAGAGGCAAGTAGGCCATGAGGACAAAGGGTAGGTGGCTGTTTGTGCACACTGTTGAATTCAGCTGGGATGAGTATGAGGCTGTCTCAAGATAAGGCAGGGCGTGGTAAATGGTGATGcctggaaaaaagaaagaaacagtcaTCAGCAGAGATGGAACACGTTCAAGATGTTGAACTAATACTTCAAAGTATGTGCCAAAAAGCTTCTCTATGTGGAATTACAGTATCAGTATTTGAGCCTGGTAGTGTTGAAAACCTGTCTAAAGGGTTCTTATAGATTATAAAACATTCTGCCACAGCACATTTAATGATATTTCATGGTCAAAATGATAGTGATCTGGTGTTAGTGGTGAGTAATCTGGCTGCTGTCCTGTGTGTTACTGATATACTTGAGCTTTACAGCCGTGAATGTCTTCTTGTAGTCaacacacacccccacacactTGGCTGAGGCTGGAATGTGCTTTCCTCACAcacttcctgacattttatcatgTGCTCTGCTTTGCCAATTCATTTCCTGTGCGTTCACACCACTTCCCTTACACAGTACATGAAGTCTGACACATATTATTGAGTGTATATCAAGCTGCCCATGAATTACGCCTGAaacatcattttctctttccCACAATATGATAGCTAGAGTGAAGGTAATAAAATGATATGATCACCCTCTGTGATGACTGACAGGATGTATAAGGGGATCCAGAGTGTGTAGCGAGTCCACAGCATGGTGATGGATGGTGTATCCATCACACACAGCAGTTCATGTGGGTACCTGTCATCAAACAGCACACATCAGAATGTTAACAAGTCTCCAGCGTGTGGatttaaccttttatttatCATTGTTAGACACTTAACAACACCCAGACTTCTGAGCTGTGTGGTCATTTACACCTTATATACTTGATTTTGGTTTATAGTGTGATCTCTCTTTAGATATTCCATAAaaagtgttgtctttttgtaTAGGCTGAAATATTGATACAAAACAGTATTAACAGTAGTGGGACTAAACCTAGACATTTATCCAGAGCTTAACATTATAAAATACCATGGTGTGCCCAAAATGTGAGTTCATCCTCTTTGAAGCAATGACTTATTTGATTTGGGGTATTTAGggtgtttatttatgtacaaGATGAAAATTTGGCCTGTTGATGGTAttagaggaaaggtcagaggtcatcaaAATGATTCagattcattctctggggaccatgaatatccgTAGCAATTTCACTGAAATCTACACAGAAAATATAAAGTTGTTGCTTTGTTCCAACTGTTGGACAGATAGATGACTGACATTATTATTCTAAGGCACTGTTGCTAGTGGGGCAATAGTAGCCTCATATGTGACCTCAGCACTCCATGATCCATTTACATGGATCTACTCAGTGTAGCCTCCCCATCAAAAACTTTTggagaaaagtcaaaatgtcatttttgtgccTGTTATCCAGCTGTGCGCTCCACCTTGAAAGGTATTTCTGTGATCTAACAGATGCCTATTGTCTGCCCAGAATAATAACATGTTTGCTGtggaaatattacatttaaatgttggTTTCAGACtaagcaaatattttatttcattgttctGGGCAGGAAGTGATGTGACCAGCCTCGTATTTACTTGAAATGCGTACTTTAGGAGGTCCAGAATGTTCCACAAGAAGAGCAGAACGCACACCACCGGTCTACTCTGGATCTCCTCCAGCATGATGACCATGATCAGCAGGATGTTCTTCTCTGTaacctgaaaaaaacaaatgggaTGCACAGTCCATCAGCTGCTTCAAATGGATTAAGAACATTTGATGACACATCAGATAACACCCACATGATTAATAATGAAACTCTATTAAGAGGTCTAGCTGTGGTACACACTTGAACGAAGCGAGGAAGGAGTCTGGCTTTCTCAATCCCATCTGCGATATGGAAAAGCTCCAGGATAGAGAGCAGCTGGCAGAGACTCATCACAAAGCCAACAGAGTAAAACGTGTCTGCTAAGGCATCTGCAAAGTCAAAAACACTATCTTATCATACTAATATGTGCCATTTGTTGGAGGCTTATCTTACTCTTGCTCACCTCAGTTAAaagtttaaatgatttaaacagcCATCCTTTCTTTATTCTGATTTTTTGAATCTGACACTTGTGTTTTACTTTGATACCTTCAGATCTTCGACCTCACCTtgaccaaatgtgaaaaacCTGGCTATTGTATTAGACAGTATCCATGTGTGTCCACAGAACTGGAACAGGTTGTAGGAGAAAATGTAGATATGCCTGAAGCTGAacctgtaagaaaaaaaaagtgcatagTGTAGATCAGGTTATTAAAACTGTCACAGGTGTTACTGATTATCACCATCTTATTGGCACAGGTAGatggaacagagccatcattaatcttattaattacacctgtgcaagtcaaaatgtcagaaGGATCTGTTTGCTGCCAACACTGATTATCCTCATACATCATGTAAATGGAACTATTTTGAGTGAATTAATAGAAAGGGAAACACAGGGGGACAGAGGACAGACATTAAACACATCTATTAAAGTGCTGTaagtaaatataattttgaggtactttaatTGAGTTTTTACTTCTGTATATCATAGGAAATGTCATGCTTTTGACTTTTGCTATATATATAGTTACTTACTTTGCAGGTCTggattttacaaacaaaacatgaagcTAATACAGTACACAGATTAAATTATCCAATGTCATATTTAGTTGTTAGAATGGAGGTAACACCACCACAAGCGTCAACATTAAGATGCTGCTCACACATTACTTATCTACTATATAACCCTCTTAAAGGAGTCTTTTGTcatagtacttttacttttgatttttcAAGGAATAGATCAACATTTGGGGAAATAACTTTCTTACagggagttagatgagaagattgataccactcatgtttgtgtgttacagagCATGAGTCAGGAGGCGGTTAGCTTATTTTACAGTAGGTCTACATGTAGCATAAAGACAGCTTCTCTACACCATCAAGAAATTGTTAGACCACTCAACTCACTCCAAAAtgactttttgactttttttttttttttacattttctttgagTATGaattaaacacacaacatacaatATGCTAgttagctttagaggtgttggtaggcgTCTTtttgctagctgtttccccctgcttccagtctttatgcttagctaggctaaccacatcctgactccaTCACCGTAGTTAATGCAGACATGATTAATATCTGTCTTCTCATGTAACTCAAAAGtaagcaaataaacattttttcaaaaatgtcaaacgatttattattatatttgctACAAATAtttcagtacttttacttaagtacaattttgtgTACAGGTCTTTCATTTGTGGGGGTATTTACACAATTTTATTGCTATTTTCACTTAAAGAGGATGTGGTTACTTCTTCTTTTATtgcaaacaaatcaaattaGTTTTCACTTGAGGATACCCATAAAACCTCCTCAGAGAACTCTAGTACCCACTCAATCGCCCATTAAACCTTTTATTGGGACCAGGGAACCCCTTTGCACCATCTCAGAACCCATGGAGGAGAAAGTACTCAAACCCTGTATTTATTTGAATCAAATATAAAGTCCCGCATTGAGGGGTTTCTTAAAGGAGCATTTATTAATGTTTAGTTAGTTTTGGCCACTTGCTGTAACAGGCTGAAAACACACTTTGTTGCTCTGACATACTATCACCTAAGAAAGTTATAGCAAATGTGTTGGCAAACAAATGCCTAACTACACATAAAGCAGACATAGAACAACAATATTCATTTGGATTCAGTTTTAACTCTTAtttaagctctgttttggtttccaccaactgagaaaaataattgtttctttagctgctaaactttcactatgttcactagctagttgctaactatGTCTGCTGTTTTGCCACAACACCGAAACAATATGCTGAAAGATGCTCATCCAtagagctgaggagaactgcagagttggtgataattgtctgtggatttgtcactatgagtgacacCTTTCAAATTTCGCATAGTAATTTGAGCCATTGTTTATAtacaaatattgattagtgcacctttaaataaGACTATAGAAATTTTTCCACTCACTGTGAAGAAAGGCTTATagctttgtgtttattgattaaGTGTTAACatgaaattaatgttttatatttataactCCATTGAGTGCTGCTACAACTGTAACCTTTAACAGAGGAAGATAAATGTTCTATCATGACCCCTAACGTTTGTAATATACGTACAGATGAAgatttaataaaaattaaaaaaaagatttccaCTACTGACTACAGatcaaaatgacacattaacAGTCTGTCACACTGCTACTTTATACTCAGTTTATCTTGTTTTATGAgctatcttttttattttacatgtaaaatctGCAAAGTACCAACAAATACATCTGTCAAATACGCTTTAACTGTAAGCTGTTGATGCTTGGAAATCAGGCAGAAAATGAAGCTTCACCCAACACGCcctgaaaacacagaacattcCTTCCTCAGCGAAAACTCTGCCGTAACACTCTCACAGTACTCACTTACATTCTCCTGCTAGAGTCTTTTTGGTCCTTTTGTAAGAGGAGCTGCTTAGAATCCCTGTCTGAGATTGTGGAGAGTCATTTTTCCAGATGCAGTTTAAGGCTCCTTGCAGCAGTTTTCTCCCAGCAAACGGATACTCGCCTCTTACCTCATCGTCCTTCACAACTGGAAGCAGGAAAATGCAGCAATATCTGTTTTGTTGTGCTTCCTCAGGCTGACTCTAGCAGTTATTACTTTACTGTGAGTAGGAGGTGGACATTCCGTGTATGAATGTCTGACGTCAGATACTCCCAGCCCCCTGAAAGAAAACTAAGAACTGATCTCTGCAAGGAACACACGAGCtcaggagaggaagaagagaagaagcagcaggagaACAATGAgccacatacacatacacatatatgtcGAGAATGTCAGGATTAGCAGCAGGAACCAGTCTAACCCTTTTGGGGCCCCCAGCAAAATAACTCACTGCCACCCTCATACATAAGCATGTCTCATAACCTCAAACTACTGTACTTTAtgttgaaagtgaaagtgaaacataaagaggaaaaataaagtgACAATCAGAGTGGCTGTTTCTTCACCAAACAACTGAAAGTTTAAGAATTTACTT
This genomic interval carries:
- the hacd4 gene encoding very-long-chain (3R)-3-hydroxyacyl-CoA dehydratase 4 — protein: MFSFRHIYIFSYNLFQFCGHTWILSNTIARFFTFGQDALADTFYSVGFVMSLCQLLSILELFHIADGIEKARLLPRFVQVTEKNILLIMVIMLEEIQSRPVVCVLLFLWNILDLLKYPHELLCVMDTPSITMLWTRYTLWIPLYILSVITEGITIYHALPYLETASYSSQLNSTVCTNSHLPFVLMAYLPLLALGASVTVWQLLKERQYQLEKWNKKMKRK